A part of Paenibacillus sp. 481 genomic DNA contains:
- a CDS encoding LysM peptidoglycan-binding domain-containing protein, with protein sequence MKIHIIKKGETLYALSKKYNVPLNELISMNPQLKDPNKLDIGTKIKVPSSSYSTGGHEVIHKHVVKERDTLWKLSKAWGVPLQTMIEANPQIKNPNVLVIGQVVNIPKVASSSQPGKGEVEAGGKAGGKEPTAPKSKNELTKPKPTPEKTPGVTSPLPENIGVNIPAIPNVPSGPNASKAPGIPNVPSVPSASKAPGIPNVPNASKAPSIPSVPSASKTPSIPNVVAPNSPVAPSTYVAPAKGGIPAGLEGVKPVAPNEYPATPIPMAPYPTHFESAYPPATAPYVPVPSLQADAACPPEFVYAYPVFPPIPSYPSAVYPSIPPIASFAPPGVPGTVAGTYGPYGSVMPAAIPNAMHGGYPSAAWPQHCYPYPAVYSQYDHCTHDMYPPIFHAPTYVEAPPQCSEQPYYAGVENGANPYPASYSAQPTVPTENVAMYQGGYVPYAFENGPVAAGGYHFESSGAPPCDCGCKVQRSEDVISSYGSMNEEGIGRESTSGLEHEQYAQHAIHTEPDQKATLSGKSSDAVQATEKRTVKPSSKKKKSGQPSKKRRSMPWISD encoded by the coding sequence GTGAAAATTCATATTATTAAAAAAGGTGAGACGCTGTACGCGTTATCGAAAAAGTACAACGTGCCGCTTAATGAGTTAATTTCGATGAACCCACAGTTAAAAGACCCGAATAAACTAGATATCGGTACGAAAATAAAAGTGCCGTCCTCCTCTTATTCAACGGGGGGGCATGAAGTTATTCATAAGCATGTTGTAAAAGAAAGGGACACACTTTGGAAGTTGTCAAAAGCTTGGGGGGTTCCTTTGCAAACGATGATAGAAGCGAATCCCCAGATTAAAAATCCAAATGTACTCGTGATCGGTCAGGTCGTAAATATACCTAAAGTCGCAAGCTCGTCTCAACCTGGTAAAGGAGAAGTTGAAGCGGGTGGAAAGGCGGGTGGAAAGGAGCCGACAGCTCCGAAGTCCAAAAATGAATTAACCAAGCCTAAACCTACACCTGAAAAAACTCCGGGTGTGACGTCACCACTGCCAGAGAATATAGGAGTGAACATACCTGCTATCCCAAACGTGCCAAGCGGGCCAAATGCGTCAAAGGCACCTGGTATCCCAAACGTGCCAAGTGTGCCAAGTGCGTCAAAGGCACCCGGTATCCCAAACGTGCCAAATGCGTCAAAGGCGCCTAGTATCCCGAGCGTGCCGAGTGCGTCAAAAACGCCTAGTATTCCAAACGTAGTTGCTCCAAATTCCCCGGTTGCCCCTAGTACGTATGTAGCTCCAGCAAAAGGGGGGATTCCAGCGGGGCTAGAAGGGGTTAAACCAGTTGCTCCAAATGAATATCCAGCCACGCCTATTCCTATGGCACCATATCCAACTCATTTTGAATCCGCGTATCCACCAGCAACTGCACCGTATGTTCCAGTTCCGTCGCTGCAAGCGGACGCTGCATGTCCTCCGGAATTCGTTTATGCTTATCCTGTATTTCCACCGATCCCTTCATATCCATCGGCTGTGTATCCATCAATACCGCCTATAGCATCGTTTGCACCCCCAGGTGTGCCTGGTACGGTAGCGGGAACTTACGGACCGTATGGGTCTGTTATGCCAGCTGCAATACCAAATGCAATGCATGGTGGTTATCCATCTGCTGCTTGGCCACAACATTGCTATCCGTACCCAGCCGTGTATTCCCAATATGATCACTGTACTCACGATATGTACCCGCCAATCTTTCATGCGCCTACATATGTGGAGGCACCTCCGCAATGTAGTGAGCAACCTTATTACGCTGGAGTAGAGAATGGTGCGAATCCATATCCGGCTTCATATTCCGCCCAGCCAACAGTGCCGACTGAGAACGTAGCGATGTATCAAGGTGGTTACGTTCCATACGCGTTTGAAAATGGGCCTGTCGCAGCAGGTGGTTATCATTTCGAATCAAGTGGTGCCCCGCCATGCGACTGTGGTTGCAAAGTGCAGAGATCAGAGGACGTGATCTCTTCATATGGCAGTATGAATGAAGAAGGGATTGGGCGTGAAAGTACATCTGGCTTAGAACATGAACAATATGCACAGCATGCGATTCATACGGAACCAGATCAAAAAGCAACATTGAGTGGTAAAAGTAGCGATGCAGTCCAAGCGACGGAGAAGCGTACTGTAAAACCAAGTAGTAAAAAGAAAAAGTCAGGCCAACCATCAAAGAAAAGAAGAAGCATGCCTTGGATAAGCGATTAG
- the ilvE gene encoding branched-chain-amino-acid transaminase: MTTQWIYLDGEFVTKEKAVVSVFDHGFLYGDGIFEGIRIYSGNIFKCQEHLERLYDSAKSIMLDIPLTIEEMETALVETIRKNGLRDGYIRLIVSRGAGNLGLDPRRCPKASIIIIVEQLSLFPAEAYRTGLRSVSVSQRRNIPDALNPKIKSLNYLNNILVKIQANLAEAEEAIMLNAQGYVTEGSGDNIFIVKKGVVYTPPCYLGALEGITRNTIIDLCRERGYPIKEEPFTMHDVYVADEVFFTGTAAEVIAAREVDGRLIGTGQAGPITVRLLEQFREIVTQDGVKVYE; encoded by the coding sequence ATGACAACACAGTGGATTTATTTAGATGGCGAGTTCGTTACGAAGGAAAAAGCGGTTGTTTCTGTTTTTGATCATGGCTTTTTGTATGGAGACGGAATATTTGAAGGTATCCGTATATATAGTGGAAACATTTTTAAATGCCAAGAACACTTAGAGCGCCTGTATGATTCAGCGAAATCGATTATGCTTGATATCCCGTTGACTATCGAGGAAATGGAGACTGCCCTTGTTGAAACGATTCGTAAAAACGGATTGCGCGACGGGTATATTCGCCTTATCGTATCTCGTGGAGCGGGAAATCTAGGTCTTGATCCGCGTCGTTGTCCAAAAGCGAGCATCATCATTATCGTTGAGCAATTATCGCTATTTCCCGCAGAAGCTTACCGTACCGGACTTCGTTCAGTATCCGTTTCGCAACGTCGCAACATTCCAGATGCGCTGAATCCAAAAATTAAATCATTGAACTATTTGAACAATATCTTAGTCAAAATCCAAGCTAATTTGGCAGAAGCTGAAGAGGCTATCATGTTAAATGCTCAAGGATATGTGACAGAAGGCTCAGGAGATAACATTTTTATTGTTAAAAAGGGTGTTGTCTATACGCCGCCTTGCTACTTAGGGGCATTAGAAGGGATTACGCGCAATACGATTATCGATCTGTGTCGGGAGCGGGGTTATCCGATTAAGGAAGAGCCGTTTACGATGCATGACGTATATGTGGCGGATGAAGTGTTTTTCACGGGAACAGCAGCTGAAGTTATCGCGGCTCGTGAAGTTGATGGTCGTTTAATCGGCACAGGGCAGGCTGGTCCAATCACAGTGCGGTTATTGGAACAATTCCGTGAAATCGTTACACAAGACGGAGTGAAAGTTTACGAGTAG
- the pheA gene encoding prephenate dehydratase, with protein sequence MTRISLLPEGSVSHEAAVRLLGDNYTYVHHKLISDVFLSTVNGETQFSVIPIENTIEGSVNLHMDWIVHEVDLPFQAEWVYPSIQNVIGRKEEIGGDWARVTKVLSHPVAMAQCTNFIREHLPHAELEHISSTAEAVRQVKLNPNQGWVAIGTLLGAKTHSLDVLAANVTDHDNNFTRFVLVGKQPLPHLVAAETKTTILVTLPEDYPGALHQVLSAFAWRRINLSRIESRPTKRKLGNYYFYIDIQMSLDSVLLQAAIGETEALGCQVRVLGSYPSFTFDELAKKAY encoded by the coding sequence ATGACGCGCATTAGTTTATTGCCGGAAGGGTCTGTGTCTCATGAAGCGGCGGTTCGTTTGCTAGGTGATAATTATACTTATGTGCACCATAAGTTAATATCAGACGTGTTCTTATCTACGGTGAACGGGGAGACGCAATTTAGTGTCATCCCGATTGAAAATACGATCGAAGGTTCCGTTAACTTGCACATGGATTGGATAGTTCATGAAGTGGACCTGCCTTTTCAAGCAGAATGGGTCTACCCTTCTATTCAAAATGTCATTGGACGTAAAGAAGAGATTGGTGGAGATTGGGCGCGCGTTACCAAAGTACTCTCCCATCCCGTGGCAATGGCGCAATGTACGAATTTTATACGTGAACATTTGCCACATGCGGAGCTAGAGCACATAAGTAGTACGGCGGAAGCGGTACGACAAGTAAAGCTCAATCCGAACCAGGGCTGGGTAGCGATTGGCACCTTGCTAGGAGCTAAAACGCACAGTCTGGACGTACTGGCCGCAAATGTGACCGATCATGACAACAACTTTACTCGCTTTGTGTTGGTGGGCAAGCAGCCTCTCCCGCATTTAGTTGCAGCAGAGACGAAGACGACGATACTTGTTACGCTGCCAGAGGATTACCCCGGGGCGTTGCATCAGGTGCTATCCGCTTTCGCATGGCGTCGGATCAATTTGTCGCGTATCGAGTCGCGCCCAACGAAGCGCAAGTTAGGGAACTATTATTTTTATATCGATATTCAAATGTCACTAGACTCCGTTCTGTTGCAAGCTGCAATCGGTGAAACTGAAGCACTTGGCTGTCAAGTGCGTGTGTTGGGATCTTACCCAAGCTTCACATTTGATGAATTAGCGAAAAAAGCGTATTGA